A stretch of Crossiella cryophila DNA encodes these proteins:
- a CDS encoding TetR/AcrR family transcriptional regulator, with the protein MPKIVGGSLAEHREQTRERIFAALARLAGERGYDAITLAEVAAAAEVGRTAMYNYFPDKESLLLAFAEHETGGYLRELTAALAELDNPVDKLATYVRLHIRVFATRHMPPSSALRPLLSEQGRSRVLDHVTELESTLRRVLAAGMDQGYLPSAELDALVPLVTASVSGRSLAGLDEPALAEATEHTVGFVLRGVGARLGPGGKPRKLPRR; encoded by the coding sequence ATGCCGAAGATCGTCGGTGGCTCACTGGCCGAGCACCGGGAGCAGACCCGGGAGCGGATCTTCGCCGCGCTCGCCCGGCTGGCGGGCGAACGCGGGTACGACGCGATCACCCTGGCCGAGGTCGCCGCGGCCGCCGAGGTGGGCCGCACCGCGATGTACAACTACTTCCCGGACAAGGAATCGCTGCTGCTGGCCTTCGCCGAGCACGAGACCGGCGGTTACCTGCGGGAGCTGACCGCGGCACTGGCCGAGCTGGACAACCCGGTGGACAAGCTGGCCACCTACGTCCGGCTGCACATCCGGGTCTTCGCCACCCGGCACATGCCGCCCAGCTCGGCGTTGCGGCCGCTGCTGTCCGAACAGGGCCGCAGCCGGGTCCTCGATCACGTGACCGAGCTGGAGTCCACGCTGCGCCGGGTGCTGGCCGCCGGGATGGACCAGGGCTACCTGCCCTCGGCCGAGCTGGACGCGCTGGTGCCCCTGGTCACCGCCAGTGTGAGCGGCCGCAGCCTGGCCGGGCTGGACGAACCGGCCCTGGCCGAGGCCACCGAACACACCGTCGGGTTCGTGCTGCGCGGGGTCGGCGCGCGCCTGGGACCCGGCGGCAAGCCCCGCAAACTCCCCCGCCGCTAG
- a CDS encoding dihydrofolate reductase family protein, which translates to MRIVVSEFISLDGVVQAPGGPEEDTDGGFAHGGWSGPFFDPEVVGVAFDEALRDADALLFGRRTWSVMAGAWPERAGDPFADRMNAIPKHVVSATLGAADLTWHNTSLIPGAAAIDGIRELRESEGGNLLIMGSPTLVRALISAGLVDELRLILMPVLLGGGKSIFPADGGKRPLELVSTVKGGTGVQVCVFRPVQD; encoded by the coding sequence ATGCGCATCGTGGTCAGCGAGTTCATCAGCCTGGACGGCGTCGTGCAGGCCCCCGGCGGTCCGGAGGAGGACACCGACGGCGGCTTCGCGCACGGCGGCTGGTCCGGCCCGTTCTTCGACCCCGAGGTGGTCGGCGTCGCCTTCGACGAGGCGCTGCGGGATGCCGACGCGCTGTTGTTCGGCCGCCGCACCTGGAGTGTGATGGCCGGGGCCTGGCCGGAGCGGGCGGGCGATCCCTTCGCCGACCGGATGAACGCCATCCCCAAGCACGTCGTCTCCGCCACCCTCGGCGCGGCCGACCTGACCTGGCACAACACCAGCCTCATCCCGGGTGCGGCGGCCATCGACGGGATCAGGGAACTGCGGGAGAGCGAGGGCGGCAACCTGCTGATCATGGGCAGCCCGACCCTGGTGCGCGCGCTGATCAGTGCGGGCCTGGTCGACGAGCTGCGGCTGATCCTGATGCCGGTGCTGCTCGGCGGCGGCAAGTCGATCTTCCCGGCCGACGGCGGCAAGCGGCCGCTGGAACTGGTGTCCACGGTCAAGGGCGGCACCGGCGTGCAGGTGTGCGTGTTCCGCCCGGTCCAGGACTAG
- a CDS encoding biliverdin-producing heme oxygenase produces MSENSETVAPQRFSTELRARTRGDHAQAQQLPYVDAMLAGKLSRAGYAEMVAQQYFAYSVLEQAAQVMRTDPIGRRFVLPELDRAPALAEDLAYLLGLDWQDRITPSPATLRYLDRMRAVCFDWPGGFIAHHYTRYLGDLSGGQIIQRCVIRAYDLPGDRGASAYTFPLIKNVKRFKDGYREMLDLLPFDPAQQRRVIEEAIVAYRHNIEVFDDLGRDLPAYLVA; encoded by the coding sequence ATGTCCGAGAACAGCGAAACCGTTGCACCGCAGCGTTTTTCCACCGAGTTGCGAGCCCGCACCCGCGGTGATCACGCACAGGCGCAACAACTCCCGTACGTGGACGCGATGCTGGCCGGCAAACTCAGCCGCGCCGGGTACGCCGAGATGGTCGCCCAGCAGTACTTCGCCTACTCGGTCCTCGAACAGGCCGCGCAGGTGATGCGAACAGACCCGATCGGGCGACGTTTTGTGCTGCCGGAACTCGACCGCGCGCCCGCGCTGGCCGAGGACCTGGCCTACCTGCTCGGCCTGGACTGGCAGGACCGGATCACCCCGAGCCCGGCCACCCTGCGCTACCTGGACCGGATGCGCGCGGTCTGCTTCGACTGGCCCGGCGGGTTCATCGCGCACCACTACACCCGCTACCTGGGCGATCTCTCCGGCGGCCAGATCATCCAGCGCTGCGTGATCCGCGCCTACGACCTGCCCGGCGACCGCGGCGCGTCGGCCTACACCTTCCCGCTGATCAAGAACGTCAAGCGGTTCAAGGACGGCTACCGCGAGATGCTCGACCTGCTCCCGTTCGACCCGGCGCAGCAGCGCAGGGTGATCGAGGAGGCGATCGTGGCCTACCGGCACAACATCGAGGTCTTCGACGATCTGGGCCGCGACCTGCCCGCATACCTCGTGGCCTAG
- a CDS encoding LysR family transcriptional regulator, with translation MLDLRRLRMLRALADHGTVTAAADALYVTPSAVSQHLAALETEVGQPLLERRGRRVQLTAAGKLLLSHTNTILAELERAEAALAAHASGQHGEIVVAAFASAIGLLVAPTIAALRERAPGVVVRVRDAEGHESLPMLMDGGVDLAVAVEYRGAPREDDERVARVALYAEPFDAVLSAAHPLAEAAEVPLAELAGEDWISPSPGNPVYDVVRLACEHAGITPRIAHYSADFRATAALAGAGAGVALVPRTALYGVRLTGAVTRPLVAPAPVRRVFAAIRRGSEARPLVEATLAELRRTAEGLG, from the coding sequence GTGCTCGACCTGCGCCGCCTGCGGATGCTGCGGGCGCTGGCCGACCACGGCACGGTGACGGCGGCCGCGGACGCGTTGTACGTGACGCCGTCCGCGGTCTCCCAGCACCTGGCCGCGCTGGAGACCGAGGTCGGTCAGCCCCTGCTGGAGCGCCGCGGCAGGCGGGTGCAGCTCACCGCCGCCGGCAAGCTGTTGCTCAGTCACACCAACACGATCCTGGCCGAACTCGAACGCGCCGAGGCCGCGCTGGCCGCGCACGCCAGCGGGCAGCACGGCGAGATCGTGGTGGCCGCCTTCGCCAGCGCGATCGGCCTGCTGGTCGCGCCCACCATCGCCGCGCTGCGCGAACGCGCGCCCGGCGTGGTGGTGCGGGTGCGTGACGCCGAGGGCCACGAGAGCCTGCCGATGCTGATGGACGGCGGCGTCGACCTGGCCGTCGCGGTGGAGTACCGCGGCGCGCCCCGGGAGGACGACGAACGGGTGGCCAGGGTCGCGCTCTACGCCGAACCCTTCGACGCGGTGCTCTCCGCCGCGCACCCCCTGGCCGAGGCCGCCGAGGTCCCACTGGCCGAACTGGCCGGCGAGGACTGGATCAGCCCTTCTCCGGGCAACCCGGTCTACGACGTGGTCCGGCTGGCCTGCGAGCACGCCGGGATCACACCGCGGATCGCGCACTACTCCGCCGATTTCCGCGCCACCGCCGCACTCGCCGGCGCCGGGGCCGGGGTCGCGCTGGTGCCGCGGACCGCGCTGTACGGGGTGCGGCTGACCGGCGCGGTCACCCGGCCACTGGTCGCGCCCGCCCCGGTGCGCCGGGTCTTCGCCGCCATCCGGCGCGGCTCCGAGGCCCGGCCGCTGGTCGAGGCGACCCTGGCCGAACTGCGCCGCACCGCCGAGGGACTCGGCTGA
- a CDS encoding septal ring lytic transglycosylase RlpA family protein yields MPRRLFPLLAATTLLLAGPGVAAADPSGPPVLDCKASWYGVEGQPDRMTAYGERFDRLAMTTGARDWGHNTLLRVTWTGTGKSVEVRVNDFSPNAEAHPERCVNLTWAAFGALAPQSAGVLPVRVERLN; encoded by the coding sequence ATGCCACGCCGCCTGTTCCCGCTCCTCGCCGCCACCACCCTGCTGCTCGCAGGCCCCGGGGTGGCCGCCGCCGACCCGTCAGGGCCGCCGGTCCTGGACTGCAAGGCGTCCTGGTACGGCGTGGAAGGTCAACCCGATCGGATGACCGCCTACGGCGAGCGGTTCGACCGGCTGGCCATGACCACCGGGGCCCGCGACTGGGGCCACAACACGCTGCTGCGGGTCACCTGGACCGGCACCGGGAAGTCGGTGGAAGTGCGGGTCAACGACTTCAGCCCCAACGCCGAGGCCCACCCGGAACGCTGCGTGAACCTCACCTGGGCCGCCTTCGGCGCACTGGCCCCGCAGTCGGCCGGAGTGTTGCCGGTGCGCGTCGAACGGCTCAACTGA